One Bacillota bacterium DNA segment encodes these proteins:
- the rpoC gene encoding DNA-directed RNA polymerase subunit beta', translating into MVDLNAFESIAIGLASPEQIREWSHGEVKKPETINYRTLKPERDGLFCEKIFGPTKDWECHCGKYKRVRYKGIVCDRCGVEVTRSKVRRERMGHIELAAPVSHIWYFKGIPSRMGLMLDMSPRQLEKVLYFANYIVIDPGETGLMEKQLLTENEYREARERYGNAFRAGMGAEAIKELLQKIDLDELAEELREESHSSSGQRRVRAIRRLEVVESFRQSGNRPEWMILDVVPVIPPDLRPMVQLDGGRFATSDLNDLYRRVINRNNRLKRLLELGAPDIIVRNEKRMLQEAVDALIDNGRRGRPVTGPGNRPLKSLSDMLKGKQGRFRQNLLGKRVDYSGRSVIVVGPSLRMNQCGLPKEMALELFKPFVMKRLVELGYAHNIKNAKRMVERARDEVWDVLEEVIREHPVLLNRAPTLHRLGIQAFEPVLVEGRAIQIHPLVCTAYNADFDGDQMAVHVPLSAEGQAEARVLMMAADHILSPKDGSPVVTPTLDMVLGSYYLTLDREGAKGEGRAFASRDEAILAYQLGEIDLHALVQVRVQGKRVTTTVGRLIFNEKLPGFLGFVNETVDKARLGQLVGECFRKGGTTATTAMLDGIKELGYRYATRAGVTISMKDLNVPADKEEVLARADAEVDAIERQYRRGFLTNEERYQRVIDVWTRAKDEITENVMKALDPMNPVAMMVNSGARGNVAQLSQLAGMRGLMADPSGRTIEIPVRSNFREGLTVLEYFTSTHGARKGLADTALRTADSGYLTRRLVDVSQDVIVREEDCGTDDGIVVREIRDGGEEIESLFDRINGRVAAEDVADPRTGQILVRRNELINEDLAHAILNAGVEAVKVRSVLTCRSRLGVCARCYGRDLAARSLVEVGEAVGIIAAQSIGEPGTQLTMRTFHTGGVAGEDITQGLPRVEELFEARRPRGQAVTTEVDGVVSVTEEANHRAIRITSDDGRVQEYPVPYGARLRVSEGDRVQAGDPLTEGPINPHDILRLQGVKGVQEYLLQEVQRVYRLQGVEINDKHVEIIIRQMLRKVRVDDPGETRLLPGGLVDQWEAEDANREAEAAGLQPARLSPVLLGITKASLATDSFLSAASFQETTRVLTEAATKGKHDHLVGLKENVILGKLIPAGTGLPAYRRLEIRVEGERPTVPGARSSLAEEVLSAAGDGKAGDDETVAAEAFRLHSPDGGAR; encoded by the coding sequence GTGGTAGACCTCAACGCGTTCGAGTCCATCGCGATCGGGCTCGCCTCACCGGAGCAGATCCGCGAATGGTCGCACGGCGAGGTGAAGAAGCCCGAGACCATCAACTACCGGACGCTCAAGCCGGAGCGGGATGGGCTCTTCTGCGAGAAGATCTTCGGGCCCACCAAGGACTGGGAGTGCCACTGCGGCAAGTACAAGCGGGTCCGCTACAAGGGGATCGTCTGCGACCGCTGTGGCGTCGAGGTGACCCGGTCCAAGGTGCGCCGCGAGCGCATGGGCCATATCGAGCTGGCCGCGCCGGTCTCGCACATCTGGTACTTCAAGGGCATCCCCAGCCGGATGGGGCTGATGCTGGACATGTCGCCCCGCCAGCTGGAGAAGGTCCTCTACTTCGCCAACTACATCGTGATCGACCCCGGCGAGACGGGGCTGATGGAAAAGCAGCTGTTGACGGAGAACGAGTACCGCGAGGCGCGGGAGCGGTACGGAAACGCCTTTCGGGCGGGGATGGGCGCCGAGGCGATCAAGGAGCTGCTGCAGAAGATCGACCTGGACGAGCTGGCCGAAGAGCTGCGGGAGGAGAGCCACTCCAGCTCGGGGCAGCGGCGCGTCCGCGCCATCCGGCGGCTGGAGGTGGTGGAGTCCTTCCGCCAGTCGGGCAACCGGCCGGAGTGGATGATCCTGGACGTGGTGCCGGTCATCCCGCCCGACCTGCGCCCCATGGTCCAGCTGGACGGCGGCCGCTTCGCCACCTCGGACCTGAACGACCTCTACCGCCGGGTGATCAACCGGAACAACCGGCTGAAGAGGCTCCTGGAGCTGGGCGCACCCGACATCATCGTCCGCAACGAGAAGCGGATGCTGCAGGAGGCGGTCGACGCCCTCATCGACAACGGCCGCCGGGGTCGTCCCGTGACCGGACCGGGCAACCGGCCGCTCAAGTCGCTGAGCGACATGCTGAAGGGGAAGCAGGGCCGCTTCCGTCAGAACCTGCTGGGCAAGCGCGTCGACTACTCCGGCCGCTCGGTGATCGTGGTCGGCCCGTCGCTGCGCATGAACCAGTGCGGCCTGCCCAAGGAGATGGCGCTCGAGCTCTTCAAGCCCTTCGTGATGAAGCGGCTGGTGGAGCTGGGCTACGCGCACAACATCAAGAACGCCAAGCGGATGGTGGAGCGGGCGCGGGACGAGGTCTGGGACGTGCTCGAGGAAGTGATCAGGGAGCACCCCGTCCTGCTCAACCGTGCGCCGACGCTCCACCGGCTGGGGATCCAGGCCTTCGAGCCGGTGCTGGTGGAGGGGCGCGCCATCCAGATCCACCCGCTGGTCTGCACGGCCTACAACGCCGACTTCGACGGGGACCAGATGGCGGTGCACGTCCCGCTCTCCGCCGAGGGCCAGGCCGAGGCGCGGGTGCTGATGATGGCGGCCGACCACATCCTGAGCCCGAAGGACGGGAGCCCGGTGGTCACCCCCACCCTCGACATGGTCCTGGGTTCCTACTACCTGACGCTGGACCGCGAAGGGGCCAAGGGCGAGGGCCGGGCCTTCGCCTCCCGCGACGAGGCGATCTTGGCCTACCAGCTGGGCGAGATCGACCTGCACGCCCTCGTCCAGGTGCGCGTGCAGGGGAAGCGGGTGACCACCACGGTGGGGCGCCTGATCTTCAACGAGAAGCTGCCCGGCTTCCTCGGCTTCGTCAACGAGACCGTGGACAAGGCGCGGCTGGGCCAGCTGGTGGGCGAGTGCTTCCGCAAGGGCGGGACCACGGCGACCACCGCCATGCTGGACGGCATCAAGGAGCTGGGCTACCGCTACGCCACCCGTGCCGGCGTCACCATCTCGATGAAGGACCTGAACGTCCCCGCCGACAAGGAAGAGGTCCTGGCGCGGGCGGACGCCGAGGTGGACGCCATCGAGCGCCAGTACCGGCGGGGCTTCCTCACCAACGAGGAGCGGTACCAGCGTGTGATCGACGTCTGGACGCGGGCGAAGGACGAGATCACGGAGAACGTGATGAAGGCGCTGGACCCGATGAACCCGGTGGCCATGATGGTCAACTCGGGCGCACGAGGCAACGTGGCCCAGCTCTCCCAGCTGGCCGGCATGCGCGGCCTGATGGCCGATCCCTCGGGGCGGACCATCGAGATCCCCGTCCGCTCCAACTTCCGCGAGGGGCTGACCGTCCTGGAGTACTTCACCTCCACGCACGGCGCCCGGAAGGGGCTGGCGGACACGGCGCTGCGCACCGCCGACTCGGGTTACCTGACGCGGCGGCTGGTCGACGTCAGCCAGGACGTCATCGTCCGCGAGGAAGACTGCGGTACGGACGACGGCATCGTGGTCCGCGAGATCCGGGACGGCGGCGAGGAGATCGAGTCGCTCTTCGACCGGATCAACGGGCGCGTGGCGGCGGAAGACGTGGCCGACCCGCGCACGGGCCAGATCCTCGTGCGCCGGAACGAGCTGATCAACGAGGACCTGGCGCACGCCATCCTCAACGCGGGGGTGGAGGCGGTCAAGGTCCGCTCCGTGCTCACCTGCCGGTCGCGGCTGGGGGTCTGCGCCCGCTGCTACGGGCGCGACCTGGCGGCGCGCAGCCTGGTCGAGGTGGGCGAGGCGGTGGGTATCATCGCCGCCCAGTCCATCGGCGAGCCGGGCACGCAGCTGACCATGCGGACCTTCCACACGGGCGGGGTGGCCGGCGAGGACATCACCCAGGGCCTGCCGCGGGTCGAGGAGCTCTTCGAGGCCCGGCGGCCGCGTGGCCAGGCGGTGACCACGGAGGTCGACGGCGTCGTCTCGGTGACCGAGGAAGCCAACCACCGGGCGATCCGCATCACGAGCGACGACGGGCGGGTGCAGGAGTACCCCGTCCCCTACGGCGCCCGCCTGCGGGTGAGCGAGGGCGACCGGGTCCAGGCCGGCGACCCGCTGACCGAAGGGCCGATCAACCCGCACGACATCCTGCGGCTCCAGGGCGTCAAGGGGGTCCAGGAGTACCTGCTGCAGGAGGTCCAGCGCGTCTACCGGCTGCAGGGCGTGGAGATCAACGACAAGCACGTGGAGATCATCATCCGGCAGATGCTGCGCAAGGTCCGGGTGGACGACCCGGGGGAGACGAGGCTCCTGCCCGGCGGCCTGGTGGACCAGTGGGAGGCCGAGGACGCCAATCGCGAGGCGGAAGCGGCGGGGCTCCAGCCCGCCCGGCTCAGCCCGGTCCTGCTCGGGATCACCAAGGCCTCGCTGGCCACCGACTCCTTCCTGTCGGCGGCTTCGTTCCAGGAGACCACCCGGGTCCTGACGGAGGCGGCGACCAAGGGCAAGCACGACCATCTGGTCGGCTTGAAGGAGAATGTCATCCTCGGCAAGCTCATCCCTGCCGGGACAGGACTGCCGGCCTACCGCCGCCTGGAGATCCGGGTGGAGGGCGAACGGCCGACCGTCCCGGGTGCCCGCAGCTCGCTGGCCGAGGAGGTCCTCAGCGCGGCCGGCGACGGCAAGGCGGGCGACGACGAGACGGTGGCGGCGGAGGCGTTCCGTTTGCACTCGCCGGACGGCGGGGCCCGGTGA
- the rpsL gene encoding 30S ribosomal protein S12 produces MPTINQLIRGGRQPVLQKTAAPALRSNPQKRGVCVQVRTQTPKKPNSALRKVARVRLTNGIEVTAYIPGEGHNLQEHSVVLVRGGRVKDLPGVRYHIIRGTLDTAGVERRRQGRSKYGAKRPKKQ; encoded by the coding sequence ATGCCAACCATCAACCAGCTGATCCGGGGTGGCCGGCAGCCGGTCTTGCAGAAGACAGCGGCCCCGGCGCTGCGCAGCAATCCGCAGAAGCGCGGCGTCTGCGTCCAGGTGCGGACGCAGACGCCGAAGAAGCCCAACTCCGCTCTGCGCAAGGTGGCTCGCGTGCGGCTGACCAACGGGATCGAGGTGACGGCCTACATCCCGGGGGAAGGCCACAACCTCCAGGAGCACTCCGTGGTCCTGGTCCGCGGTGGCCGCGTCAAGGACTTGCCCGGCGTGCGCTACCATATCATCCGCGGCACGCTGGACACGGCCGGGGTGGAGCGGCGGCGCCAGGGGCGCTCCAAGTACGGGGCCAAGCGGCCCAAGAAGCAGTAA
- the rpsG gene encoding 30S ribosomal protein S7 produces MPRRGPVPPRQVTADPVYGSELVARMINKLMRDGKKTVAQKIFYGAMETIRERTGREPLEVFEQAVRNAMPALEVRPRRVGGATYQVPLEVRPERRRSLALRWLVQFARQRNERGMVQRLAGEILDAANNTGGAVRRKEELHRMAEANRAFAHYRW; encoded by the coding sequence ATGCCCAGACGCGGTCCCGTACCGCCGCGGCAGGTGACAGCGGATCCGGTCTACGGGTCGGAACTGGTGGCGCGCATGATCAACAAGCTCATGCGGGACGGCAAGAAGACGGTGGCGCAGAAGATCTTCTACGGCGCCATGGAGACGATCCGCGAACGGACCGGCCGCGAGCCGTTGGAGGTCTTCGAGCAGGCGGTGCGCAACGCCATGCCCGCGCTGGAAGTGCGGCCGCGGCGCGTGGGGGGTGCCACCTACCAGGTGCCCCTGGAGGTGCGCCCGGAGCGGCGCCGGTCGCTGGCCTTGCGCTGGCTTGTCCAGTTCGCTCGCCAGCGGAACGAGCGCGGCATGGTCCAGCGCCTGGCCGGCGAGATCCTGGATGCCGCCAACAACACCGGCGGCGCGGTGCGGCGGAAGGAAGAACTGCACCGGATGGCCGAGGCGAACCGTGCCTTCGCGCACTACCGCTGGTGA
- the tuf gene encoding elongation factor Tu yields the protein MAKPKFERTKPHVNIGTIGHVDHGKTTLTAAITLVLSKKGWAQYVPYDQIDKAPEERARGITINTMHVEYETEKRHYAHVDCPGHADYIKNMITGAAQMDGSILVVSAADGPMPQTREHILLARQVGVPAMVVFLNKADMVDDPELLELVELEVRELLSKYEYPGDEVPIITGSALKALECGCGQRDCQWCGKIWELLDAVDDYVPTPGRDIDKPFLMPIEDVFTITGRGTVTTGRVERGTVKVGDEIEIVGLADKPRRTVVTGVEMFRKVLDQAQAGDNIGTLLRGVDKKDVQRGQVLAKPGSIHPHRKFAAQVYVLTKEEGGRHTPFFNGYRPQFYFRTTDVTGTITLPEGTEMVMPGDNITMSVELIEPIAIEEGLRFAIREGGHTVGAGVVTKIEE from the coding sequence ATGGCCAAGCCAAAGTTTGAGCGCACCAAGCCGCATGTGAACATCGGTACCATCGGACACGTCGACCACGGCAAGACGACGCTGACCGCCGCGATCACGCTCGTGCTCTCGAAGAAGGGCTGGGCGCAGTACGTGCCCTACGACCAGATCGACAAGGCGCCGGAGGAGCGGGCTCGCGGCATCACCATCAACACGATGCACGTCGAGTACGAGACGGAGAAGCGCCACTACGCGCACGTCGACTGCCCGGGTCACGCCGACTACATCAAGAACATGATCACCGGCGCGGCGCAGATGGACGGCTCGATCCTGGTGGTCAGCGCCGCCGACGGCCCCATGCCGCAGACCCGCGAGCACATCCTGCTGGCGCGGCAGGTGGGCGTGCCGGCCATGGTCGTCTTCCTCAACAAGGCGGACATGGTGGATGATCCCGAGCTCCTGGAGCTGGTGGAGCTGGAGGTTCGGGAGCTGCTCTCCAAGTACGAGTACCCGGGCGACGAGGTGCCCATCATCACCGGCTCGGCCCTCAAGGCGCTGGAGTGCGGCTGCGGCCAGCGCGACTGCCAGTGGTGCGGGAAGATCTGGGAGCTGCTCGACGCGGTGGACGACTATGTCCCCACGCCCGGGCGCGACATCGACAAGCCCTTCCTGATGCCGATCGAGGACGTCTTCACCATCACCGGCCGCGGCACCGTCACCACCGGGCGCGTCGAGCGCGGCACGGTCAAGGTGGGCGACGAGATCGAGATCGTCGGCCTGGCCGACAAGCCGCGCAGGACCGTGGTCACCGGCGTCGAGATGTTCCGCAAGGTGCTCGATCAGGCGCAGGCCGGCGACAACATCGGTACCCTGCTCCGCGGCGTCGACAAGAAGGACGTGCAGCGCGGACAGGTTCTGGCCAAGCCGGGTAGCATCCACCCGCACCGGAAGTTCGCGGCGCAGGTCTACGTCCTGACCAAGGAGGAGGGTGGGCGGCACACCCCGTTCTTCAACGGGTACCGGCCGCAGTTCTACTTCCGGACCACGGACGTGACCGGCACCATCACCCTCCCGGAGGGGACCGAGATGGTCATGCCGGGCGACAACATCACCATGTCGGTCGAGTTGATCGAGCCGATCGCCATCGAGGAGGGGCTCCGCTTCGCCATCCGCGAGGGCGGGCACACGGTGGGCGCCGGCGTGGTCACCAAGATCGAGGAGTAG
- the fusA gene encoding elongation factor G, translating to MPGIPLERVRNIGISAHIDAGKTTTTERILFYTGRVHKMGEVHEGSATMDWMPQEQERGITITSAATTCFWKDHRIDIIDTPGHVDFTVEVERALRVLDGVIAIFDAKNGVEPQSETVWRQADRYGVPRIAFINKMDSVGADFFASVRSIRERLGANPVPVQIPIGAEEGFAGVVDLVREKAIYWVDELGTRMEEREIPAEWKAQADEWREKLLESVAELDDDLMMKYLDGQPMGEEEIRAALRRGTLELRAVPVLCGAAYRNKGVQTLLDAVLDYLPSPLDLPPVRGVDPRTGDEVVRRASDEEPLTALAFKIAADPFVGKLCFLRIYAGRLTAGSYVLNANTGKKERIGRLLRMHANHREEMDQAGAGEIVAAVGLKDTKTGDTLCPEEAPIRLEAMDFPEPVISVAIEPKTQADQDRMGDALRRLADEDPTFRVSTDPESGQTIISGMGELHLEIIVDRLKREFHVQANVGRPQVAYRETIRRPAQAQGRFVRQTGGHGQYGDVWLQIEPLEPGKGFEFVDKIVGGVVPKEFIPAVEAGVREAMQNGVVAGYPVVDLRATLFDGSYHEVDSSEMAFKIAGSMAFRNAAQQAEPVLLEPVMKVEVVVPEEYMGDVIGDINARRGRIEGMEPRGNAQVIRAFVPLAEMFGYATDLRSKTQGRGTYTMQFDHYEEVPRHIADEVIHHRAQAQKA from the coding sequence ATGCCTGGCATCCCTCTCGAACGCGTGCGGAACATCGGTATCTCCGCGCACATCGACGCCGGGAAGACGACCACGACGGAGCGCATCCTGTTCTACACGGGGCGCGTGCACAAGATGGGCGAGGTCCACGAGGGCTCGGCCACCATGGACTGGATGCCGCAGGAACAGGAACGGGGCATCACCATTACCTCCGCGGCCACGACCTGTTTCTGGAAGGACCACCGCATCGACATCATCGATACGCCCGGGCACGTGGACTTCACGGTGGAGGTGGAGCGCGCGCTGCGGGTGTTGGACGGCGTCATCGCCATCTTCGATGCCAAGAACGGTGTCGAGCCGCAGTCGGAGACCGTCTGGCGGCAGGCGGACCGCTATGGAGTGCCACGGATCGCCTTCATCAACAAGATGGATTCCGTCGGCGCGGACTTCTTCGCCTCGGTCCGCTCCATCCGTGAACGGCTGGGAGCCAACCCCGTACCGGTCCAGATCCCCATCGGCGCGGAGGAGGGCTTCGCCGGCGTCGTCGACCTGGTCCGCGAGAAGGCGATCTACTGGGTTGACGAGCTGGGCACGCGCATGGAGGAGCGGGAGATCCCCGCCGAGTGGAAGGCGCAGGCCGACGAGTGGCGCGAGAAACTCCTCGAGTCGGTGGCCGAGCTCGACGACGACCTGATGATGAAGTACCTGGACGGCCAGCCGATGGGAGAGGAGGAGATCCGCGCCGCCCTGCGCAGGGGGACGCTGGAGCTGCGTGCGGTGCCGGTCCTGTGCGGGGCCGCCTACCGGAACAAGGGTGTCCAGACGCTGCTGGACGCGGTCCTCGACTACCTTCCCTCCCCGCTCGACCTGCCGCCGGTTCGGGGCGTCGATCCGCGGACGGGGGACGAGGTGGTGCGCCGCGCCTCGGACGAGGAGCCTCTGACCGCGCTGGCCTTCAAGATTGCCGCCGACCCCTTCGTGGGGAAGCTCTGCTTCCTGCGGATCTACGCCGGGCGCTTGACAGCCGGCTCCTACGTGCTCAACGCCAACACGGGCAAGAAGGAGCGGATCGGCCGCCTTTTGCGGATGCACGCCAACCACCGCGAGGAGATGGACCAGGCGGGCGCGGGCGAGATCGTGGCTGCGGTCGGCCTGAAGGACACCAAGACCGGCGACACGCTCTGCCCCGAAGAGGCGCCGATCCGGTTGGAGGCCATGGACTTCCCCGAGCCGGTCATCTCGGTGGCCATCGAGCCGAAGACGCAGGCCGACCAGGACCGGATGGGCGACGCGCTGCGCCGGCTGGCCGACGAGGATCCCACCTTCCGGGTCTCCACCGACCCGGAGAGCGGCCAGACCATCATCTCCGGCATGGGCGAGCTCCACCTGGAGATCATCGTCGACCGGCTGAAGCGGGAGTTCCACGTCCAGGCCAACGTCGGCCGACCGCAGGTGGCCTACCGCGAGACGATCCGGCGTCCGGCACAGGCCCAGGGGCGGTTCGTCCGCCAGACCGGCGGCCACGGCCAGTACGGCGACGTCTGGCTGCAGATCGAGCCGCTGGAGCCGGGCAAGGGCTTCGAGTTCGTCGACAAGATCGTCGGCGGCGTGGTGCCCAAGGAGTTCATCCCGGCGGTGGAGGCCGGCGTCCGCGAGGCGATGCAGAACGGCGTGGTGGCGGGCTACCCCGTGGTGGACCTCCGGGCGACGCTCTTCGACGGCTCCTACCACGAGGTGGACTCGTCGGAGATGGCCTTCAAGATCGCCGGTTCCATGGCCTTCCGGAACGCGGCCCAGCAGGCGGAGCCCGTTCTCCTGGAGCCGGTGATGAAGGTCGAGGTGGTGGTGCCCGAGGAGTACATGGGCGACGTGATCGGCGACATCAACGCGCGCAGGGGGCGGATCGAAGGCATGGAGCCGCGCGGCAACGCCCAGGTGATCCGCGCCTTCGTCCCGCTGGCGGAGATGTTCGGTTACGCGACGGACCTGCGTTCCAAGACGCAGGGCCGCGGTACGTACACGATGCAGTTCGACCATTACGAGGAAGTCCCGCGACACATCGCGGACGAAGTGATCCACCACCGTGCCCAGGCGCAGAAGGCGTAA
- a CDS encoding ribosomal L7Ae/L30e/S12e/Gadd45 family protein, translating into MGPIAEASGSRRVVGTKQTLKAVQRGQARLVCIARDADRKLVEPLLRLCEERHVQVSWYENMKELGQDCGVDVGTAAAAILRDGA; encoded by the coding sequence ATGGGCCCGATAGCCGAAGCGAGCGGGAGCCGGCGGGTCGTCGGCACCAAGCAGACGCTGAAGGCGGTGCAGCGGGGTCAGGCACGCCTGGTCTGCATCGCGCGGGACGCGGACCGGAAGCTGGTCGAGCCGCTCCTCAGGCTGTGCGAGGAGCGCCACGTCCAGGTCAGCTGGTACGAGAACATGAAGGAGCTCGGCCAGGATTGCGGCGTCGACGTGGGGACGGCGGCGGCGGCGATCCTCCGCGACGGGGCGTAG